The Aedes albopictus strain Foshan chromosome 1, AalbF5, whole genome shotgun sequence genomic interval aagaaaaatttccatgCAAACGCTATTTGCAATTATTGCAAACGCAAGGGTCATTTGAAAAGAGATTGTTTTCATTTCAAGAAGTCTATTGCAGTAAATTCTGTTGTTGAGCCGCAACCTGCAATGGACGATGTTGCTCACTATTACAAGCGTATGAAAGTTAAAAAATCTAGCGACGAAGATAACTCAGATTATGAGTGTCTGATGATTAAAGCCGTAAACAGTGTTAGTGAGCCATGTTTAATTAAAGTTTCAGTAAACGATGAGTGTTTAGCGATGGAAATGGATACTGGTTCGGTAGTGTCAGTAATAGGCAAAAATACATACtacgaaaaattctcaaaaataccACTCTCAAATTGCACACGCAGACTGGTGGTAGTCAGTGGATCACGTTTAAAAATACTCGGAGAGTTGGAAGTTTTTGTATCTGTGAACAATAAAACTGCTGTAGCTAGATTGATCGTATTGCAGACTGATAATAATTTCACCCCACTTATCGGGAGAGATTGGATGGATTTGTTTTTTCCTCACTGGCGTAAAGGTTTGATTGGATTGGAAGCAGTTAAACAAGTAGGCTTTGAAGACGATAAGGAGCAACTTTTAGGTAATTTGAAAGCTaaattttcaaaagtgtttaCTATTGATTTTTCTGAACCAATAACAGGTTACGAAGCTGAACTTATCCTAAAAAATGATCAGCCAATTTTCAAGCGTGCTTACGAGGTACCATACAAAATCCGTGACAAACTGTTGAACCACTTGGACATGCTAGAAAAGCAGAACGTAGTTACTCCAATAGCAGCAAGCGAGTGGGCGTCTCCAGTAATCGCCGTTATGAAGAAAGACGGCGACATACGCATGGTGATCGATTGCAAGGTATCCATTAATAAAGTGCTTATTCCAAATACTTATCCACTACCACTGGCACAGGATATATTTGCATCTTTGGCCGGGTGCAGTGTATTTTGCTCACTCGATTTGGCTGGAGCGTACACTCAGTTACAATTATCAAAAAGGTCACGGAAGTTTGTTGTTATAAATACTTTTAAAGGATTGTATACATACAATCGGTTACCTCAGGGAGCTACATCAAGCGCCTCGATCTTCCAACAAATCATGGACCAAGTCCTTTGCGGGCTGGAACATGTTACAGTTTATCTTGACGATGTCCTAATTGCAAGAAAATCCATCAGTGAGTGTTATTCTAAATTAGTGTCAGTTCTTGAAAGACTTTCCAGAGTGAACATACGGGTGAActggaaaaaatgtaaatttttcgtCAATAGGCTTCCATACTTGGGTCATTTAATAACTGATAAAGGGCTGTTACCGTCCCCGGAAAAAATTTCGACAATTTGCAACGCAAAGAAACCGACTAATATTACGGAACTTAAATCATATTTAGGACTAATCAATTTTTATAACAGATTCATACCGCATATGGCTACTAAATTAAAATGTCTTTATAATCTTTTGAAAAAGCATACTAATTTTATTTGGTGCAAAGACTGTGATGCTGCGTTTGAAGAGAGCAAAACAGCACTACTCAACGCTAATATTTTACAATATTATGATCCGCGTAAGCCTTTAATTTTAGTAACAGACGCATCTTCTTATGGACTAGGCGGAGTGTTGGCTCATACGATAGAGAATTCTGAAAAACCAATATGTTTCACGTCGTTTTCGCTAAATCCCGcccaaaaaaaatatccaatacTCCACTTGGAAGCGTTGGCGCTGGTATGTTGTGTTAAGAAATTTCACAAGTTTCTTTTTGGTCAGAAGTTCATCGTTTATACAGACCATAAACCACTCGTTGGTATTTTCGGCAAAGAAGGGAGAAATTCTTTGTTTGTAACAAGGCTGCAACGATATGTGTTAGAATTGGCGATATATAATTTCGAAATTAAATATCGTCCATCATCTCAAATGGGAAACGCAGATTTCTGCTCTCGCTTCCCACTAGAACAGCCTGTTCCAAATTGCTTTGATGGAGGCTACGTAAACAGTTTGAATTTCTCTCAAGAGTTTCCTCTAGATTTCTCATTAATTAACAAGGAAACAAACAATGATTCGGTTCTAAAACAATTGAAAGTTTTCATCAACGATGGTTGGCCTAATAAAGTAGCAATGCCATTTAGGGACATTTATGCTTGCAAACATGAACTAGAGATTGTCGAAGACTGTATACTTTTCAAAGAGAGAGTAATTGTCCCAAAAAGTATGCAATATGGAATTCTGAAGTTGCTGCATGCCAATCACAGTGGCATTGTTAAAATGAAGCAGTTAGCCAGACGAGTGGTGTATTGGACGGGTATGGCCGCAGACATAGAAAACTATGTTAAACAATGTGATATATGTGCCAAAATGAGTGTAGTACAGAAGCCAAAGGTAAAGGAAACATGGATACCAACCAATCGTCCTTTCAGCAGGATACATGCTGACTTTTTTCATTTAAATAATAAAACATTTCTTTTAGTAGTTGACAGTCACTCGAAGTGGGTGGAAGTCGAAATTATGAGGTATGGAACAGACGCAGCAAGAGTTTTAAAAAAGTTAGCTAGGTTTTTTGCAACCTTCGGTTTGCCAGACGTAATGGTTACCGACGGGGGGCCACCCTTCAATTCGAAAGAATTTGTGTCATTTCTGGAATTACAAGGCGTCAAGGTGTTAAAGAGCCCGCCTTACAACCCAGAAAGCAACGGCCAAGCTGAACGACTTGTAAGAGTAGTCAAGGACGTATTAAAAAAGTTTTTACTCGACCCAAGCACTAGAACACTTGATATAGATGaccaaattaatttatttttgatTAATTACCGAAATAGTTGCCTATCTCCAGATGGTAAATTTCCTTCCgaaaagatatttttaaaaagACCAAAAATCTTATTGGATTTGATAAATCCCAATTGCAGTTATAAGTCATATCTAGATGAGACACCTGAAGCAAGAAAGAAAATAACTGAGAGCGATACTCTTTTGCCAGATCCTTTTTCCAAGCTGGTGGTAGGCGATAAgcttttttacaaaaatttcaggaaaaatgaaATAGAAAAATGGATAACGGTTACATTTATAAAACGAATATCAATAAATCTATTCCAGATTTCTCTCGGGCATCAAACTGTTACAGCTCATCGAAATCAACTAAAATTGATTCATGATCAGCGGCGTAGCTCTATGGTTCTTATGCCATTCCACGAACGGAAGCGAAGACGTGATTCGATCGAATTAGAAGATCCGTTTATTGGATTTCCAGATGTTCCACACGTTCCAGAACAACGAGAAACCAAGAAGCGGAAGCTGATCAGTGTTGCTCGCAGTCCAGTTATTACCAGAAGTGCTACGCGATCGAACCAAGAAGAAAAAGTGCTTGAGTAGTTAAAATTAAATGATACTGAGCCCGGTTAACCGTAGCGGTATTATCTGAATTGAATGAATAATTATTTTAAGTTAACTTATATTCGGCAATTGAATTGCATTCAGAATTTCAAAGaaaacattgaatttgtatttgtcCTACATTATTTCAAATAAGTTATTATTTTCTCAAAGAAGGGAGAATTGTTGTATAACAGTTAAGTTGATGTAATGAACAAAACTCTCAGATTGAGAGTTCAATAAGCATGCAATACAATACAGGGCTCAGTCGAGTCTAGTGCATGAAACAGACAAGAAGCCTTTCAAGATTATCATCCGAAAACCTTTATAACCCGTAGTAAAGCCATAGTCCGGAGTGACCttctagtagtttttaaaaagtgttttaaGTATAAAACAGTATTTAATAAAGGAAAGTCAAAGCACACTGACAATGTGACGGAAAAACGATCCTTTTTCGCACTGTCTACGGCATTGCCATAAATAGATCCATCGCTCAGGGCTTAAAAGCCAATTGCTGATAAGTATGAGTGTGACAAAGGCAAGTATTCGGAGCCGAGAATGTGCCCAGTAGCCGAAATTTGGATGAATAGGTCTAGGATGTTCGTTTTTATCAAAGCTTAACGGCAAATCGGGAACGGGGATTGTAATTACCCCAAAGATAAAGATGAATATATTCGAAACAATTAATTTTGTAATAACACATATACTACGTTTTCGATCAATTGGCAAACATATTTGCAGTTCTCAAAAAACATACAGAATAACACAAAGAACATAACCAACAACTAGCTTAGAGATATCATATTAAAATGATAAAAAGCAATATCAAAGCCCAGCCTAGTTCACATCAGACGGTATCCTGCCGTACGATAGTTGCCGCCAGCCCTAGAAGGAAAAAGAATATACAAGTTAACGCATGTTAATTGACATTACGATGAATTAAACATACCTCAAGAGTACTATAACTGTAAACGTAGACTAAATTGTCAATAGTCGATATCTGGATAACCGGAGACCCTGTGTAGGAGAAATGATTGAGTATATGAATAGGAGAACATTGTAAACATAAACATACATACAAGCTTAAAACAGAACAACAGATTTGCCCTCTACtttccatggttgctctagagcaccatcgattttcgtcgaactcgagacaaacggaattacGAAATACTAACCTTGTAGCCTGAACGCCTTCATGGAGTTCACAGTAGAATCGAAAATCAACTTTTGATACAGCGATGAATACGAACGTTCCAGGGAAAATATTTCCACCATGTTGGAGCCCTTCTCGGAAACTGCAAACATTATCGCATCCTCGACATCAATAGCCGCCACATCATTATAGCTACCACTGAGCGTTTTCAAATGCACAAAGCGCATCGCATCCGAATCATAGCGGAATAATTTGAGCTTATGGGCAAAGATGCCTAGGTGAAGCTGATGGGAGTCCGCTACAGCCAACATAAGCGCTGAATCATTAATGTGCACCATATAGAATACTGCTGCCGATGAGCTCAGCGGAAGCTCCTGCTGAATACTGAGTTCTCCATTTCTGTTGACGTAAATAAGTAGCATCGGCTTGGCATTTCTCTCGATCTGTGAAACTACGAGTGTTTCAATTTCTTCGTTATACGCAAGTTCTTTCCATTCCGATCTTATCAATACTCCATCTAATACGGCCCTGGCAGAACTTATATCTCCGTTCGATGACCTCTGACGTATGGTAACGTTGAAGCGATTAATTCCGTTGTGGCAGGATTTGTCAAAATTTACATTTTCGGACGCTTCACTTGACTGCCTATTTTCACTTTTGCTGACCATAGTACCTCTTTCATCAAACGGAACATTCTCAATGTACAACATGCGGGACTCCTTCGCACTATTGGCAACGTATGCTCTGTTAGATACAGTTATCTGCTCTCTGATTACCGGAATCATTGGCAACAGGTCCTCCACTGAGGACAGCCGAAGTTTCATCATTTTCTGAACAGAAACACCATTCAGTCTACTGTCAATTGATAATCCATTTTGCAAAGTGCTCTCGGATACAAAAACCAGATCTTTAAAAGCGATTTCAGGCGAGCTGGTCAAAAAGCTGGATTTGTAGACATCTAACAAATTCACGTCGTTGCATTTCATGACCGAGGTAGGTCCAAGCAGCTTGATGGTTCCTTTCAAATGTTTTGGCTTAACCATAACCTGATGCTCGTTGGACGATCTGGACACAATCTCGCTTACCGGAATACCGTTAACTACATGGACTGTGTTATATTCTCCGAAAAGGACCAAGTTTGAGAACGTTATTAATCCTGTTACTTGTTGAGACTTTTCCTGAAATAAGCAAGCATGATTGTGAGGCAATTACTATTGTCTATCTtgaaaatgttggataaccagaacCTCAGTCTACCAGAAAGAAGCAGAAGTCTAACTCTGACCATTAAAACCTTTTAAAAATGAGGAGTTAATTttgattattacaaaaaaaaactacataccTGTTGGTACTCCTGTGCGTACGTCCTGTTCTTAACCACGCGAGTTGCCAAGAAATGTTGAAGCGAATAGTCGTTGACGGCATCGACGTACAAGTTTCCGATAACGGAAATAGGTTTATCAAATTGGTATCGTTTCTTGGTCAATTGGCTTGCCTCGGAGTAAAGATCTAAATGATGCGGATAAATGCCGTCGACCAGCTGATC includes:
- the LOC134285372 gene encoding uncharacterized protein LOC134285372 translates to MAPTGLIGVLDHYVVGRSFTNYIKRFDIYCKINNVPEDQKRSYFITLSGEAVYDELAKLYPDVDVETVSYADIVKKLKSRFDKVDPALMQRYRFYTRFQGPTESSENFVLAVKLLAEQCNFGQFKETAIRDRLIMGLGDKTLQYKLLMEDDLSMEAVEKMIINSEDAGNRVRIMNEGSASNVHSVKHRIGRRNEPESHDNWHTDNRYRHRSNSRGRQVSRNAYKRWDRSTSRDQKKNFHANAICNYCKRKGHLKRDCFHFKKSIAVNSVVEPQPAMDDVAHYYKRMKVKKSSDEDNSDYECLMIKAVNSVSEPCLIKVSVNDECLAMEMDTGSVVSVIGKNTYYEKFSKIPLSNCTRRLVVVSGSRLKILGELEVFVSVNNKTAVARLIVLQTDNNFTPLIGRDWMDLFFPHWRKGLIGLEAVKQVGFEDDKEQLLGYEAELILKNDQPIFKRAYEVPYKIRDKLLNHLDMLEKQNVVTPIAASEWASPVIAVMKKDGDIRMVIDCKISLGHQTVTAHRNQLKLIHDQRRSSMVLMPFHERKRRRDSIELEDPFIGFPDVPHVPEQRETKKRKLISVARSPVITRSATRSNQEEKVLE